In the Gossypium raimondii isolate GPD5lz chromosome 9, ASM2569854v1, whole genome shotgun sequence genome, one interval contains:
- the LOC128032541 gene encoding uncharacterized protein LOC128032541, which translates to MESTVLNGRMARWQILLFEFDIVYVSQKAVKGSAIADFLASRALEDYEPLNFDFLNEDLMYAATTEENSQEGHIWKLNFDRASNVVGNRIGAVLVSPNGDHYPIASKLDFDCTDNMVEYEACIMGICAAIERKIKVLKVYGDSALMADALATLASMIKVNKLEDMKPIQMRIYETPAHCYSIKEEENDDHL; encoded by the exons ATGGAGTCGACTGTTTTGAATGGGAGGATGGCCAGATGGCAGATTTTGCttttcgaatttgacatagtttaTGTGAGCCAGAAGGCTgtaaaagggagtgcaatagctgaTTTTCTAGCTAGTAGAGCATTGGAGGATTACGAgcctttgaattttgatttcctGAATGAGGACTTGATGTATGCGGCAACCACTGAGGAAAATTCCCAAGAGGGTCACATTTGGAAGCTAAATTTTGACAGAGCCTCAAACGTTGTTGGCAATAGAATTGGGGCAGTCTTAGTATCCCCaaatggagatcattatcctattgctagcaaattggattttgaCTGCACAGACAacatggtagaatatgaagcgtGCATTATGGGCATCTGTGCAGCCATAGAACGTAAAATCAAAGTGTTAAAGGTATATGGGGATTctgcattg ATGGCTGACGCATTGGCTACTCTAGCTTCCATGATCAAAGTAAACAAACTAGAGGACATGAAGCCTATCCAAATGAGAATTTATGAGACCCCGGCTCATTGCTACAGTATAAAGGAAGAGGAAAATGATGATCATCTTTAG